The Brassica oleracea var. oleracea cultivar TO1000 chromosome C6, BOL, whole genome shotgun sequence genome includes a region encoding these proteins:
- the LOC106300396 gene encoding uncharacterized protein LOC106300396 isoform X1 — MSGREVKEYTNLSDPKDRKLGKGGKIDDEDVTFQRMVAKMQDVAGERGGYLHGRGALDSDDLLYLKEQMEAEQDAERLLRRTEKRAFAAFKKAATQADSSPASIPLPLRVETKPKSGIRQQDLLRRVVEVKPKRPKVSTTSSAERSDIGPTEAKVQRDKQKEEANAVSKKLDRPEEEQPRGKAAESNVQGQNALKGLLGLAYESSDEED, encoded by the exons ATGTCAGGGAGGGAAGTTAAAGAATACACAAATCTCTCCGACCCTAAAG ATAGGAAACTAGGGAAGGGGGGTAAGATAGATGATGAAGATGTCACCTTTCAACGGATGGTTGCAAAG ATGCAAGATGTTGCTGGTGAGCGTGGAGGCTATCTTCATGGAAGAGGCG CTTTGGACAGCGACGATTTACTTTATTTGAAAGAGCAGATGGAGGCAGAGCAGGATGCAGAGCGCCTTCTGAGACGAACTGAGAAGAGGGCTTTTGCTGCCTTTAAA AAAGCTGCAACCCAAGCTGATTCATCTCCAGCATCTATTCCTTTGCCACTTCGTGTTGAGACCAAACCAAAGAGTGGTATCAG GCAGCAAGATTTGCTGAGAAGGGTTGTTGAGGTTAAACCAAAGCGACCAAAGGTCTCTACGACCTCAAGTGCAGAAAGAAGCGATATAGGTCCAACAGAAGCAAAGGTTCAAAGAGATAAGCAGAAAGAAGAAGCTAATGCAGTGTCAAAGAAACTGGACAGACCTGAGGAGGAGCAACCCAGAGGGAAAGCAGCAGAAAGCAATGTGCAAGGTCAAAATGCTTTGAAAGGCTTGCTGGGATTAGCATATGAGTCTTCAGATGAAGAAGACTGA
- the LOC106298397 gene encoding serine carboxypeptidase-like 1 isoform X1, which translates to MKLDAYNGSLPSLVSTTYSWTKVSNIIFLDQPVGTGFSYSRTSLHNKPSDSGEAKRIHEFLQNWLGKHQDFTSNPFYAAGDSYSGMIIPALVQEISKGNYQCCNPPINLQGYMLGNPITEHSGVNYRIPYAHGMALISDELYESLKRVCKGEYAYVDSRNTECLKLLEEYNKCTDRITLFIIQHPLCETETPNCYIYRYLLSTYWANDKTVRKALQINEESIGEWIRCNLDIPYNHDIVSSVPYHKNNSISGYRSLIFSGDHDMAVPYLGTQAWIRSLNYSIIDDWRPWMINDQIAGYTRTYANKMTFATIKGGGHTPEYKPEESFIMFERWISGQPL; encoded by the exons ATGAAGCTTGATGCTTACAATGGAAGTCTGCCTTCTTTGGTCTCTACTACATACTCATGGACCAAG GTTTCAAACATAATATTCTTGGATCAACCTGTTGGAACTGGCTTCTCCTACTCAAGAACTTCACTTCATAACAAACCGAGTGATTCAGGGGAGGCCAAACGGATCCATGAATTTCTTCAAAAT TGGCTAGGAAAGCATCAAGATTTTACCTCAAACCCTTTCTATGCTGCAGGAGATTCTTATTCCGGTATGATTATTCCGGCTCTGGTTCAAGAAATCTCAAAAG GAAATTATCAATGTTGCAATCCTCCAATTAATCTTCAG GGCTACATGCTCGGTAACCCAATAACAGAACATAGTGGTGTAAACTACCGCATTCCATATGCTCATGGTATGGCACTCATCTCTGATGAGCTCTACGAG TCGCTAAAAAGAGTATGCAAAGGAGAGTATGCATATGTTGATTCACGTAACACAGAGTGCTTGAAACTCCTTGAAGAATATAATAAG TGTACAGATAGAATAACTCTTTTTATTATACAACATCCTTTGTGTGAAACTGAAACTCCAAATTGCTAT ATTTATCGCTATTTGTTATCTACCTACTGGGCTAATGACAAAACCGTACGTAAGGCTCTTCAAATCAATGAG GAGAGTATAGGGGAATGGATACGATGTAATCTGGATATTCCTTACAATCATGACATTGTAAGTAGCGTACCTTACCATAAAAACAACAGTATCAGTGGCTATCGTTCTCTCATCTTCAG TGGTGATCATGATATGGCAGTGCCTTACCTTGGAACTCAAGCTTGGATAAGGTCTCTCAACTATTCCATCATTGATGATTGGAGGCCATGGATGATCAACGACCAAATCGCTGG ATACACAAGAACTTATGCAAATAAAATGACATTTGCTACTATCAAA GGAGGTGGGCACACGCCAGAGTATAAACCAGAGGAAAGTTTTATCATGTTCGAAAGGTGGATCAGTGGCCAACCTCTGTAA
- the LOC106300394 gene encoding serine carboxypeptidase-like 2 isoform X2 — MAKDYVSSILKYLLLHLVFLSQQHADSASIVKFLPGFEGPLPFELETGYIGVGEEEEVQLFYYFIKSERKPEEDPLLLWLSGGPGCSSIHGLLFENGPLTMKLEVYNETLPSLVSTTYSWTKPVGTGFSFSTQLVDTPRDSGEAKRIHEFLHKWLGKHEEFILNPFYVGGDSYSGKVVPAVVQEISKGMYGHRGNMMDDTCNHQCFKPPINLQGYVLGNPVTGSEVDFNSRIPFAREMTLISDELYESLKKICKGKYVNVDPGNTECLKLVEEYNKCTKTVNPYLISEPLCETETPDCYIFRYLLASYWANDERVRKALQIYKESVGKWVRCKFDIPYIKDIISSIPYHMDCSISSHRSLIFSGDHDMAIPYLGTQAWIRSLNYSVIEDKRPCMINNQLAGYTTTYANKMTFATIKGGGHTAEYKPEESFIMFQRWINGQSL, encoded by the exons ATGGCTAAGGACTATGTTTCCTCTATTCTGAAATATCTGCTTCTGCATCTTGTCTTCTTGAGTCAGCAACATGCTGATTCTGCCTCTATCGTCAAGTTTCTTCCTGGTTTTGAAGGCCCTCTTCCCTTTGAGCTTGAAACCGG TTACATTGGTGTTGGTGAGGAAGAGGAAGTGCAATTGTTCTACTACTTCATCAAGTCTGAGAGGAAACCTGAAGAAGACCCTCTTCTTCTTTGGCTAAGTGGAGGACCTGGCTGCTCTTCCATCCATGGTCTTCTTTTTGAGAATG GGCCTCTGACTATGAAGCTTGAGGTGTACAATGAAACTCTACCTTCGTTAGTCTCTACTACATACTCATGGACAAAG CCTGTTGGAACTGGCTTCTCCTTCTCAACTCAACTTGTTGATACACCAAGGGATTCAGGAGAGGCCAAACGGATCCATGAGTTTCTTCACAAG TGGCTAGGTAAGCATGAAGAGTTTATTCTCAACCCTTTCTATGTTGGCGGGGATTCTTATTCTGGTAAGGTTGTTCCTGCCGTCGTTCAAGAAATCTCTAAAGGTATGTATGGACACAGAGGAAACATGATGGATGATACATGCAATCATCAATGCTTTAAACCTCCAATAAATCTTCAG GGTTATGTTCTCGGTAACCCGGTAACAGGATCCGAAGTTGACTTTAACAGCCGTATTCCATTTGCTCGTGAAATGACACTGATCTCTGATGAGCTCTACGAG TCTCTGAAGAAAATCTGCAAAGGAAAATATGTAAATGTTGATCCAGGTAACACAGAATGCTTGAAACTCGTTGAAGAATACAACAAG TGTACAAAGACAGTAAACCCATATCTTATATCAGAACCATTGTGTGAAACTGAGACTCCAGATTGCTAT ATCTTTAGGTATTTGCTAGCTAGCTACTGGGCCAATGACGAAAGGGTACGCAAAGCTCTTCAAATCTATAAG GAGAGTGTAGGAAAATGGGTACGATGTAAATTCGATATTCCTTACATTAAAGACATTATTAGTAGTATACCTTACCATATGGATTGCAGCATCAGTAGCCATCGTTCTCTCATCTTCAG TGGTGATCACGATATGGCAATACCTTACCTTGGAACTCAAGCTTGGATAAGATCGCTTAACTATTCTGTAATTGAGGACAAGAGGCCATGTATGATCAATAATCAACTCGCTGG ATATACAACAACTTATGCAAATAAAATGACATTTGCTACTATCAAA GGAGGTGGTCATACAGCAGAGTATAAACCAGAGGAAAGCTTTATCATGTTTCAACGGTGGATAAATGGCCAATCTCTGTAA
- the LOC106300396 gene encoding uncharacterized protein LOC106300396 isoform X2 — protein sequence MQDVAGERGGYLHGRGALDSDDLLYLKEQMEAEQDAERLLRRTEKRAFAAFKKAATQADSSPASIPLPLRVETKPKSGIRQQDLLRRVVEVKPKRPKVSTTSSAERSDIGPTEAKVQRDKQKEEANAVSKKLDRPEEEQPRGKAAESNVQGQNALKGLLGLAYESSDEED from the exons ATGCAAGATGTTGCTGGTGAGCGTGGAGGCTATCTTCATGGAAGAGGCG CTTTGGACAGCGACGATTTACTTTATTTGAAAGAGCAGATGGAGGCAGAGCAGGATGCAGAGCGCCTTCTGAGACGAACTGAGAAGAGGGCTTTTGCTGCCTTTAAA AAAGCTGCAACCCAAGCTGATTCATCTCCAGCATCTATTCCTTTGCCACTTCGTGTTGAGACCAAACCAAAGAGTGGTATCAG GCAGCAAGATTTGCTGAGAAGGGTTGTTGAGGTTAAACCAAAGCGACCAAAGGTCTCTACGACCTCAAGTGCAGAAAGAAGCGATATAGGTCCAACAGAAGCAAAGGTTCAAAGAGATAAGCAGAAAGAAGAAGCTAATGCAGTGTCAAAGAAACTGGACAGACCTGAGGAGGAGCAACCCAGAGGGAAAGCAGCAGAAAGCAATGTGCAAGGTCAAAATGCTTTGAAAGGCTTGCTGGGATTAGCATATGAGTCTTCAGATGAAGAAGACTGA
- the LOC106300394 gene encoding serine carboxypeptidase-like 2 isoform X1, with translation MAKDYVSSILKYLLLHLVFLSQQHADSASIVKFLPGFEGPLPFELETGYIGVGEEEEVQLFYYFIKSERKPEEDPLLLWLSGGPGCSSIHGLLFENGPLTMKLEVYNETLPSLVSTTYSWTKTSSIIFLDQPVGTGFSFSTQLVDTPRDSGEAKRIHEFLHKWLGKHEEFILNPFYVGGDSYSGKVVPAVVQEISKGMYGHRGNMMDDTCNHQCFKPPINLQGYVLGNPVTGSEVDFNSRIPFAREMTLISDELYESLKKICKGKYVNVDPGNTECLKLVEEYNKCTKTVNPYLISEPLCETETPDCYIFRYLLASYWANDERVRKALQIYKESVGKWVRCKFDIPYIKDIISSIPYHMDCSISSHRSLIFSGDHDMAIPYLGTQAWIRSLNYSVIEDKRPCMINNQLAGYTTTYANKMTFATIKGGGHTAEYKPEESFIMFQRWINGQSL, from the exons ATGGCTAAGGACTATGTTTCCTCTATTCTGAAATATCTGCTTCTGCATCTTGTCTTCTTGAGTCAGCAACATGCTGATTCTGCCTCTATCGTCAAGTTTCTTCCTGGTTTTGAAGGCCCTCTTCCCTTTGAGCTTGAAACCGG TTACATTGGTGTTGGTGAGGAAGAGGAAGTGCAATTGTTCTACTACTTCATCAAGTCTGAGAGGAAACCTGAAGAAGACCCTCTTCTTCTTTGGCTAAGTGGAGGACCTGGCTGCTCTTCCATCCATGGTCTTCTTTTTGAGAATG GGCCTCTGACTATGAAGCTTGAGGTGTACAATGAAACTCTACCTTCGTTAGTCTCTACTACATACTCATGGACAAAG ACGTCTAGCATTATATTCTTGGATCAGCCTGTTGGAACTGGCTTCTCCTTCTCAACTCAACTTGTTGATACACCAAGGGATTCAGGAGAGGCCAAACGGATCCATGAGTTTCTTCACAAG TGGCTAGGTAAGCATGAAGAGTTTATTCTCAACCCTTTCTATGTTGGCGGGGATTCTTATTCTGGTAAGGTTGTTCCTGCCGTCGTTCAAGAAATCTCTAAAGGTATGTATGGACACAGAGGAAACATGATGGATGATACATGCAATCATCAATGCTTTAAACCTCCAATAAATCTTCAG GGTTATGTTCTCGGTAACCCGGTAACAGGATCCGAAGTTGACTTTAACAGCCGTATTCCATTTGCTCGTGAAATGACACTGATCTCTGATGAGCTCTACGAG TCTCTGAAGAAAATCTGCAAAGGAAAATATGTAAATGTTGATCCAGGTAACACAGAATGCTTGAAACTCGTTGAAGAATACAACAAG TGTACAAAGACAGTAAACCCATATCTTATATCAGAACCATTGTGTGAAACTGAGACTCCAGATTGCTAT ATCTTTAGGTATTTGCTAGCTAGCTACTGGGCCAATGACGAAAGGGTACGCAAAGCTCTTCAAATCTATAAG GAGAGTGTAGGAAAATGGGTACGATGTAAATTCGATATTCCTTACATTAAAGACATTATTAGTAGTATACCTTACCATATGGATTGCAGCATCAGTAGCCATCGTTCTCTCATCTTCAG TGGTGATCACGATATGGCAATACCTTACCTTGGAACTCAAGCTTGGATAAGATCGCTTAACTATTCTGTAATTGAGGACAAGAGGCCATGTATGATCAATAATCAACTCGCTGG ATATACAACAACTTATGCAAATAAAATGACATTTGCTACTATCAAA GGAGGTGGTCATACAGCAGAGTATAAACCAGAGGAAAGCTTTATCATGTTTCAACGGTGGATAAATGGCCAATCTCTGTAA
- the LOC106298397 gene encoding serine carboxypeptidase-like 1 isoform X2, translating into MKLDAYNGSLPSLVSTTYSWTKVSNIIFLDQPVGTGFSYSRTSLHNKPSDSGEAKRIHEFLQNWLGKHQDFTSNPFYAAGDSYSGMIIPALVQEISKGNYQCCNPPINLQGYMLGNPITEHSGVNYRIPYAHGMALISDELYESLKRVCKGEYAYVDSRNTECLKLLEEYNKCTDRITLFIIQHPLCETETPNCYIYRYLLSTYWANDKTVRKALQINEESIGEWIRCNLDIPYNHDIVSSVPYHKNNSISGYRSLIFSALPWNSSLDKVSQLFHH; encoded by the exons ATGAAGCTTGATGCTTACAATGGAAGTCTGCCTTCTTTGGTCTCTACTACATACTCATGGACCAAG GTTTCAAACATAATATTCTTGGATCAACCTGTTGGAACTGGCTTCTCCTACTCAAGAACTTCACTTCATAACAAACCGAGTGATTCAGGGGAGGCCAAACGGATCCATGAATTTCTTCAAAAT TGGCTAGGAAAGCATCAAGATTTTACCTCAAACCCTTTCTATGCTGCAGGAGATTCTTATTCCGGTATGATTATTCCGGCTCTGGTTCAAGAAATCTCAAAAG GAAATTATCAATGTTGCAATCCTCCAATTAATCTTCAG GGCTACATGCTCGGTAACCCAATAACAGAACATAGTGGTGTAAACTACCGCATTCCATATGCTCATGGTATGGCACTCATCTCTGATGAGCTCTACGAG TCGCTAAAAAGAGTATGCAAAGGAGAGTATGCATATGTTGATTCACGTAACACAGAGTGCTTGAAACTCCTTGAAGAATATAATAAG TGTACAGATAGAATAACTCTTTTTATTATACAACATCCTTTGTGTGAAACTGAAACTCCAAATTGCTAT ATTTATCGCTATTTGTTATCTACCTACTGGGCTAATGACAAAACCGTACGTAAGGCTCTTCAAATCAATGAG GAGAGTATAGGGGAATGGATACGATGTAATCTGGATATTCCTTACAATCATGACATTGTAAGTAGCGTACCTTACCATAAAAACAACAGTATCAGTGGCTATCGTTCTCTCATCTTCAG TGCCTTACCTTGGAACTCAAGCTTGGATAAGGTCTCTCAACTATTCCATCATTGA
- the LOC106300394 gene encoding serine carboxypeptidase-like 2 isoform X4: MAKDYVSSILKYLLLHLVFLSQQHADSASIVKFLPGFEGPLPFELETGYIGVGEEEEVQLFYYFIKSERKPEEDPLLLWLSGGPGCSSIHGLLFENGPLTMKLEVYNETLPSLVSTTYSWTKTSSIIFLDQPVGTGFSFSTQLVDTPRDSGEAKRIHEFLHKWLGKHEEFILNPFYVGGDSYSGKVVPAVVQEISKGMYGHRGNMMDDTCNHQCFKPPINLQGYVLGNPVTGSEVDFNSRIPFAREMTLISDELYESLKKICKGKYVNVDPGNTECLKLVEEYNKCTKTVNPYLISEPLCETETPDCYIFRYLLASYWANDERVRKALQIYKESVGKWVRCKFDIPYIKDIISSIPYHMDCSISSHRSLIFSGDHDMAIPYLGTQAWIRSLNYSVIEDKRPYIQQLMQIK, translated from the exons ATGGCTAAGGACTATGTTTCCTCTATTCTGAAATATCTGCTTCTGCATCTTGTCTTCTTGAGTCAGCAACATGCTGATTCTGCCTCTATCGTCAAGTTTCTTCCTGGTTTTGAAGGCCCTCTTCCCTTTGAGCTTGAAACCGG TTACATTGGTGTTGGTGAGGAAGAGGAAGTGCAATTGTTCTACTACTTCATCAAGTCTGAGAGGAAACCTGAAGAAGACCCTCTTCTTCTTTGGCTAAGTGGAGGACCTGGCTGCTCTTCCATCCATGGTCTTCTTTTTGAGAATG GGCCTCTGACTATGAAGCTTGAGGTGTACAATGAAACTCTACCTTCGTTAGTCTCTACTACATACTCATGGACAAAG ACGTCTAGCATTATATTCTTGGATCAGCCTGTTGGAACTGGCTTCTCCTTCTCAACTCAACTTGTTGATACACCAAGGGATTCAGGAGAGGCCAAACGGATCCATGAGTTTCTTCACAAG TGGCTAGGTAAGCATGAAGAGTTTATTCTCAACCCTTTCTATGTTGGCGGGGATTCTTATTCTGGTAAGGTTGTTCCTGCCGTCGTTCAAGAAATCTCTAAAGGTATGTATGGACACAGAGGAAACATGATGGATGATACATGCAATCATCAATGCTTTAAACCTCCAATAAATCTTCAG GGTTATGTTCTCGGTAACCCGGTAACAGGATCCGAAGTTGACTTTAACAGCCGTATTCCATTTGCTCGTGAAATGACACTGATCTCTGATGAGCTCTACGAG TCTCTGAAGAAAATCTGCAAAGGAAAATATGTAAATGTTGATCCAGGTAACACAGAATGCTTGAAACTCGTTGAAGAATACAACAAG TGTACAAAGACAGTAAACCCATATCTTATATCAGAACCATTGTGTGAAACTGAGACTCCAGATTGCTAT ATCTTTAGGTATTTGCTAGCTAGCTACTGGGCCAATGACGAAAGGGTACGCAAAGCTCTTCAAATCTATAAG GAGAGTGTAGGAAAATGGGTACGATGTAAATTCGATATTCCTTACATTAAAGACATTATTAGTAGTATACCTTACCATATGGATTGCAGCATCAGTAGCCATCGTTCTCTCATCTTCAG TGGTGATCACGATATGGCAATACCTTACCTTGGAACTCAAGCTTGGATAAGATCGCTTAACTATTCTGTAATTGAGGACAAGAGGCCAT ATATACAACAACTTATGCAAATAAAATGA
- the LOC106300394 gene encoding serine carboxypeptidase-like 2 isoform X3: protein MAKDYVSSILKYLLLHLVFLSQQHADSASIVKFLPGFEGPLPFELETGYIGVGEEEEVQLFYYFIKSERKPEEDPLLLWLSGGPGCSSIHGLLFENGPLTMKLEVYNETLPSLVSTTYSWTKTSSIIFLDQPVGTGFSFSTQLVDTPRDSGEAKRIHEFLHKWLEISKGMYGHRGNMMDDTCNHQCFKPPINLQGYVLGNPVTGSEVDFNSRIPFAREMTLISDELYESLKKICKGKYVNVDPGNTECLKLVEEYNKCTKTVNPYLISEPLCETETPDCYIFRYLLASYWANDERVRKALQIYKESVGKWVRCKFDIPYIKDIISSIPYHMDCSISSHRSLIFSGDHDMAIPYLGTQAWIRSLNYSVIEDKRPCMINNQLAGYTTTYANKMTFATIKGGGHTAEYKPEESFIMFQRWINGQSL, encoded by the exons ATGGCTAAGGACTATGTTTCCTCTATTCTGAAATATCTGCTTCTGCATCTTGTCTTCTTGAGTCAGCAACATGCTGATTCTGCCTCTATCGTCAAGTTTCTTCCTGGTTTTGAAGGCCCTCTTCCCTTTGAGCTTGAAACCGG TTACATTGGTGTTGGTGAGGAAGAGGAAGTGCAATTGTTCTACTACTTCATCAAGTCTGAGAGGAAACCTGAAGAAGACCCTCTTCTTCTTTGGCTAAGTGGAGGACCTGGCTGCTCTTCCATCCATGGTCTTCTTTTTGAGAATG GGCCTCTGACTATGAAGCTTGAGGTGTACAATGAAACTCTACCTTCGTTAGTCTCTACTACATACTCATGGACAAAG ACGTCTAGCATTATATTCTTGGATCAGCCTGTTGGAACTGGCTTCTCCTTCTCAACTCAACTTGTTGATACACCAAGGGATTCAGGAGAGGCCAAACGGATCCATGAGTTTCTTCACAAG TGGCTAG AAATCTCTAAAGGTATGTATGGACACAGAGGAAACATGATGGATGATACATGCAATCATCAATGCTTTAAACCTCCAATAAATCTTCAG GGTTATGTTCTCGGTAACCCGGTAACAGGATCCGAAGTTGACTTTAACAGCCGTATTCCATTTGCTCGTGAAATGACACTGATCTCTGATGAGCTCTACGAG TCTCTGAAGAAAATCTGCAAAGGAAAATATGTAAATGTTGATCCAGGTAACACAGAATGCTTGAAACTCGTTGAAGAATACAACAAG TGTACAAAGACAGTAAACCCATATCTTATATCAGAACCATTGTGTGAAACTGAGACTCCAGATTGCTAT ATCTTTAGGTATTTGCTAGCTAGCTACTGGGCCAATGACGAAAGGGTACGCAAAGCTCTTCAAATCTATAAG GAGAGTGTAGGAAAATGGGTACGATGTAAATTCGATATTCCTTACATTAAAGACATTATTAGTAGTATACCTTACCATATGGATTGCAGCATCAGTAGCCATCGTTCTCTCATCTTCAG TGGTGATCACGATATGGCAATACCTTACCTTGGAACTCAAGCTTGGATAAGATCGCTTAACTATTCTGTAATTGAGGACAAGAGGCCATGTATGATCAATAATCAACTCGCTGG ATATACAACAACTTATGCAAATAAAATGACATTTGCTACTATCAAA GGAGGTGGTCATACAGCAGAGTATAAACCAGAGGAAAGCTTTATCATGTTTCAACGGTGGATAAATGGCCAATCTCTGTAA
- the LOC106300395 gene encoding protein-lysine methyltransferase METTL21D codes for MGEEEATRGEDTVEEIRRMSGYGGDVIAVGGFPTSYSESDSDLAAAEIMIIWAIQGPTSFAPNTLVSQSSLELRLDACGHSLSILQSPCSLNTPGVTGSVMWDSGVVLGKFLEHSVDSKDLSLEGKKIVELGSGCGLVGCIAALLGGDVVLTDLPDRLRLLKKNIDTNLQRGNTRGSAVVQELVWGDDPDPDLIEPLPDYVLGSDVIYSEEAVHHLIQTLVQLCGDQTTIFLSGELRNDAVLEYFLESALEDFAIGRVEQTQWHPDYRSRRVVLYVLEKKSKRCLADVSSLNQSC; via the exons ATGGGCGAGGAGGAAGCAACTAGAGGAGAAGATACGGTGGAGGAGATACGACGTATGAGTGGTTACGGCGGAGATGTGATAGCCGTCGGTGGGTTTCCGACTTCATACTCGGAATCTGATTCGGATTTGGCGGCGGCGGAGATAATGATCATATGGGCTATTCAAGGCCCAACTTCGTTTGCTCCCAACACCTTAGTTTCGCAGTCTTCTCTTGAGCTGCGTCTCGACGCTTGTGGCCACTCACTCTCTATCCTCCAGTCTCCTTGTTCACTG AACACGCCTGGAGTAACGGGGTCAGTGATGTGGGACAGTGGTGTGGTCCTAGGGAAGTTCTTGGAACATTCTGTTGATTCCAAAGATCTTTCTCTTGAAGGCAAGAAAATCGTTGAGCTGGGCTCTGGTTGTGGCTTAGTTGG TTGTATCGCAGCCCTTTTGGGTGGCGATGTTGTCCTCACCGATCTCCCGGATAGACTGAGGCTACTCAAGAAGAACATCGACACCAATCTGCAACGTGGGAACACAAGGGGATCTGCTGTTGTGCAGGAACTTGTTTGGGGAGATGACCCTGATCCAGATTTGATTGAACCACTCCCTGATTACG TATTAGGCTCAGATGTTATCTACAGCGAAGAGGCTGTTCACCACTTGATCCAAACGCTTGTGCAACTTTGCGGCGATCAAACTACAATCTTCTTATCAGGAGAACTACGGAATG ATGCTGTTCTTGAGTATTTCTTGGAATCTGCGCTGGAAGATTTTGCGATAGGGCGTGTGGAACAAACACAGTGGCATCCGGATTATCGCAGCCGTAGAGTAGTGCTTTACGTTCTTGAGAAGAAGTCGAAGAGATGCCTCGCTGATGTTTCTTCGCTTAATCAGTCTTGTTAG